A window of Chitinophaga sp. MM2321 contains these coding sequences:
- a CDS encoding helix-turn-helix transcriptional regulator — protein MEQAYNFDTVSQYNAFNNHETLHPLVSIVDFSKAKKRTGSRMTFGLYCIFLKEVHCGDLKYGCNYYDYEEGTLVFISPGQVLDVENKVDYYQPKGHGLVFHPDLIKGTSLAKSLNEYSFFNYNTNEALHLSDKERKIVFDCFSKIEYELSQSVDKHSKKLIASNIELFLNYCERFYDRQFITRENINKGILENFEELLNSYFTSEKPYSIGLPSVAYFADELHLSANYFGDLIKKETGKSPQEYIQNKIIDIAKNKIFDTNKTINEIAYELGFKYPQHFSRLFKSRVGYTPNEYRSLN, from the coding sequence ATGGAGCAGGCATATAATTTTGATACAGTAAGCCAATACAATGCTTTTAATAACCATGAAACTTTACATCCATTAGTCAGTATCGTTGATTTCTCAAAAGCGAAGAAAAGAACAGGTTCCCGCATGACTTTTGGACTTTACTGCATTTTCCTCAAGGAAGTACACTGTGGAGATTTAAAGTATGGCTGTAATTATTACGACTATGAAGAAGGCACATTAGTATTCATTTCTCCCGGACAGGTACTCGATGTAGAAAACAAGGTTGATTATTACCAGCCAAAGGGACATGGCTTGGTTTTTCATCCGGACCTGATAAAAGGTACCTCTCTTGCCAAAAGTCTGAATGAGTATAGCTTTTTCAATTATAACACCAATGAGGCATTGCATTTGTCTGATAAAGAAAGGAAAATTGTTTTTGATTGCTTTTCTAAGATTGAATATGAATTAAGCCAATCCGTTGATAAGCATAGCAAAAAGTTGATTGCTTCCAATATTGAACTGTTCCTGAATTACTGTGAGCGGTTTTATGACCGTCAGTTTATTACCAGGGAGAACATCAATAAGGGAATACTGGAAAACTTTGAAGAATTACTGAATAGTTATTTCACATCCGAAAAGCCCTATAGTATTGGGCTGCCTTCTGTAGCTTACTTTGCTGATGAGCTTCATTTATCAGCCAATTATTTTGGTGATCTAATCAAAAAAGAAACAGGCAAATCTCCACAGGAGTACATCCAGAATAAGATAATTGATATAGCTAAGAATAAGATTTTTGATACCAATAAGACAATCAACGAGATTGCATATGAATTGGGATTTAAGTATCCACAACATTTTAGCCGGTTATTCAAAAGCCGTGTGGGTTATACGCCTAATGAGTACAGGAGTTTGAATTAA
- a CDS encoding cyclophilin-like fold protein: MKHSLLIFLLAISTVINSASSCDRSGGPASGSKKTESNNDNKDTMNRKIKISINSKTFTATLLDNNSAKALIEMLPMTIEMVELNGNEKFFDLSKNLPINSSNPGIIKNGDIMLYGSRTLVLFYKAFSTSYSYTKIGSVEDTAGLATALGSGTIKVVFEAD, from the coding sequence ATGAAACATTCATTGTTAATCTTCCTTTTGGCTATATCAACTGTTATAAACAGTGCGTCATCCTGCGATAGAAGCGGTGGCCCTGCTTCCGGAAGCAAAAAAACAGAAAGCAATAATGATAACAAGGATACTATGAATCGAAAAATAAAGATCAGCATTAATTCGAAAACCTTTACAGCAACATTGTTGGACAATAATTCAGCGAAAGCCCTCATAGAGATGTTGCCAATGACCATTGAAATGGTTGAACTGAACGGAAATGAAAAATTTTTCGACTTGTCAAAAAATCTCCCTATAAATTCTTCTAACCCAGGAATAATAAAAAATGGAGATATTATGCTTTATGGCTCAAGGACGTTAGTATTGTTTTATAAAGCGTTTTCAACCTCATACAGCTATACAAAAATTGGGAGTGTGGAAGATACAGCTGGTCTGGCAACTGCGCTTGGTTCGGGAACTATAAAAGTTGTTTTTGAAGCGGACTAA
- a CDS encoding NAD(P)-dependent alcohol dehydrogenase, with protein MEENKKQPSRRKFIQQTTLAGAGIMLANPLQIFSQTNKSTAVNMNIKSRGYAGKDEQGKLGLWSFERRPVGDEDILIEIKYSGICHSDIHTIKGHWGKQLYPQVPGHEIAGLVTAIGKNVTKFKVGDKAGVGCMVNSCMQCESCKNGEEHHCETTGMVGTYGASEKSSPTGITQGGYANNIVITEHFAIKIPESIELKYAAPLLCAGITTYSPMMKMKIKKGDKIGVVGIGGLGHMAIKLAVSKGAEVYAFTTSPSKVNDIKGFGAKEVIIVDTPDKLKPWFGKMDYMISTVPYAYDMSNYISCVKPYGYFTQVGQPINGELTINNFNMIFNRVNFNGSLIGGIPETQEVMDYCAENKIYPQIQIIKSEEINDAWHKVVNKEARYRYVIDATTF; from the coding sequence ATGGAAGAAAATAAAAAACAACCATCCAGAAGAAAATTTATTCAGCAAACTACATTGGCGGGTGCAGGCATAATGCTTGCAAACCCTTTGCAGATTTTTTCACAAACCAATAAATCAACAGCAGTGAATATGAATATAAAATCAAGAGGCTATGCAGGAAAGGACGAACAGGGGAAATTGGGGCTTTGGAGTTTTGAGCGCAGGCCAGTTGGCGATGAGGATATTTTAATTGAAATCAAATATTCCGGTATTTGCCATTCTGATATCCACACCATCAAAGGGCATTGGGGAAAACAACTGTATCCACAAGTTCCAGGTCACGAAATTGCAGGCCTTGTTACAGCGATCGGCAAAAATGTAACAAAATTCAAAGTAGGTGATAAAGCAGGTGTAGGTTGCATGGTAAACAGTTGTATGCAGTGCGAAAGCTGTAAAAACGGCGAAGAGCACCATTGCGAAACTACCGGAATGGTAGGTACTTACGGTGCATCTGAAAAATCATCACCAACGGGTATTACACAGGGTGGATATGCTAATAATATTGTAATAACAGAACATTTCGCTATTAAAATTCCTGAAAGTATTGAGTTGAAATATGCAGCACCATTGCTTTGTGCCGGAATAACCACTTATTCACCAATGATGAAAATGAAAATTAAAAAAGGTGATAAAATTGGTGTAGTTGGCATTGGTGGTTTAGGACATATGGCAATTAAACTGGCAGTTTCAAAAGGTGCAGAAGTGTATGCGTTTACTACTTCCCCATCAAAAGTAAATGACATTAAAGGGTTCGGTGCTAAAGAAGTGATCATTGTTGATACACCTGACAAATTGAAACCCTGGTTTGGCAAAATGGATTATATGATTTCTACAGTTCCTTATGCTTACGATATGTCCAATTACATTTCTTGCGTAAAACCTTACGGATATTTCACACAGGTTGGGCAACCGATTAATGGAGAATTGACTATCAACAACTTCAATATGATTTTTAATCGTGTAAACTTTAACGGTTCGCTTATCGGCGGTATTCCTGAAACACAGGAAGTAATGGATTATTGTGCTGAAAACAAAATCTATCCACAGATACAAATTATTAAAAGCGAAGAAATAAATGATGCCTGGCATAAAGTAGTGAATAAAGAAGCCCGTTACAGATATGTGATTGATGCAACAACATTTTAA
- a CDS encoding DapH/DapD/GlmU-related protein: protein MMHGKDIFDRLKAGGPIRLNDPGYSKINEVVNHTIRLSQQLNTATDTDQIRKYLSEIIGMTIDETTIIFSPFYTNFGRFIQIGKNVFINHACSFLDMGGITIEDEVLIGPKVNLITENHPLDPNDRSALITKPIIVRRKAWIGAGATILPGVTIGENAVVAAGAVVSKDVPANTVVGGVPAKEIKHIG, encoded by the coding sequence ATGATGCACGGAAAAGATATTTTTGATAGACTTAAAGCCGGCGGACCTATCCGACTAAACGACCCCGGATATTCTAAAATCAATGAGGTTGTTAACCATACTATAAGGCTTTCCCAGCAGCTCAATACGGCTACAGATACCGATCAGATCCGTAAATACTTGAGCGAGATCATTGGTATGACCATAGATGAGACTACCATCATATTTTCGCCCTTTTATACCAACTTCGGTAGGTTTATTCAAATAGGCAAAAATGTTTTTATCAACCATGCCTGTTCCTTTCTCGATATGGGAGGAATTACCATAGAGGATGAAGTTTTGATTGGTCCGAAGGTAAACCTCATTACCGAAAATCATCCCCTAGATCCCAATGACAGAAGCGCATTGATTACGAAGCCCATTATCGTCAGGCGAAAAGCATGGATTGGAGCTGGCGCAACCATTTTGCCTGGAGTGACCATCGGCGAAAATGCGGTTGTTGCAGCTGGGGCAGTAGTATCCAAAGATGTTCCAGCTAATACCGTTGTCGGAGGTGTTCCGGCGAAAGAGATTAAACATATAGGATAA